One region of Candidatus Bathyarchaeia archaeon genomic DNA includes:
- a CDS encoding PKD domain-containing protein, protein MRLSIALISPFLFLLLITNVLGASSVSFQNTSRVSPPAPLAASASANPMTAIVGQQVSFSCMATGGIQPYSYSWTFGDGGTGTGPNPTHAYTSVGTKVATCTVMDLVGSSAMGSTTVIVV, encoded by the coding sequence ATGCGTCTATCGATCGCCCTAATTTCCCCTTTTCTTTTTCTTCTATTGATAACGAATGTACTTGGTGCAAGCTCTGTCTCCTTCCAGAACACTAGCAGGGTTAGCCCTCCCGCTCCTCTCGCCGCTTCAGCTAGCGCAAATCCTATGACTGCAATTGTAGGTCAACAGGTCTCATTCTCATGTATGGCAACGGGGGGAATTCAACCGTATTCTTATTCTTGGACATTTGGTGACGGAGGTACTGGCACGGGACCGAACCCGACTCACGCCTACACTTCCGTTGGCACAAAGGTCGCGACCTGCACCGTAATGGATCTGGTTGGCTCATCCGCGATGGGCTCTACGACCGTGATAGTGGTCTAG